The following coding sequences are from one Poecile atricapillus isolate bPoeAtr1 chromosome 28, bPoeAtr1.hap1, whole genome shotgun sequence window:
- the CREB3L3 gene encoding cyclic AMP-responsive element-binding protein 3-like protein 3 isoform X2, with amino-acid sequence MASQSAMASSVGSLENLDLLDLLFDCQDWILRGAELGTPPGAWPQDRRAPDSKDLLSSILASGDSVSDSPSWSPATSDSGVSEDPPSDQHDSPPRSCDRGPREVLYPYTDPCQAQPPPAGSGVLHPEVSIDLDMWHPGFFLEESQDVPVVPPPASCALTVKDLLLSGSSDNPQAPGSLLQPSQGPFQELVLTEDEKKLLVKEGVTLPTQLPLTKYEERVLKKIRRKIRNKQSAQESRKKKKEYIDGLESRMSACTAQNQELQRKVLHLEKQNSSLLEQLKKLQAMVVQSSNKAAQTGTCLAVLLLSFTLIVFPSISPFTPSKTEANGDFRPVRVFSRSLHNAAASRVVHTQPQAAEEKLPEPLWSEEAAETLHEAFQGTFPTPRDKGSLRNDTRASAPEGLSPEDHGEAVPGDGTVPQPGLPSLAWSKPRHGRPAVLEPAEEL; translated from the exons ATGGCATCTCAATCAG CCATGGCCTCCAGTGTGGGCAGCCTCGAGAACCTGGACCTGCTGGATCTCCTCTTCGACTGCCAGGACTGGATCCTGCGTGGGGCGGAGCTGGGGACACCGCCGGGAGCCTGGCCCCAGGACAGG CGTGCTCCGGACAGCAAGGACCTCCTGAGCTCCATCCTGGCCTCCGGGGACTCGGTGTCAGACTCGCCCAGCTGGTCCCCAGCCACCAGTGACAGCGGGGTGTCCGAGGACCCCCCCTCTGACCAGCACGACAGCCCCCCCCGGAGCTGTGACAGGGGTCCCCGAGAGGTCCTGTACCCCTACACTGACCCCTGCCaggcccagccccccccagcGGGCTCGGGGGTCCTGCACCCCGAGGTCTCCATCGACCTGG ACATGTGGCACCCCGGGTTCTTCCTGGAGGAGAGCCAGGACGTGCCCGTGGTCCCTCCTCCTGCATCCTGTGCCCTCACCGTCAAGGACCTGCTGCTCTCGGGCAGCTCTGACAAC ccacaggctcctggctccctgctccagccgAGCCAGGGCCCCTTCCAGGAGCTGGTGCTGACGGAGGACGAGAAGAAGCTGCTGGTGAAGGAGGGGGTGACCCTGCCCACGCAGCTGCCCCTCACCAAG TACGAGGAGCGGGTGCTGAAGAAGATCCGGAGGAAGATCCGGAACAAGCAGTCGGCTCAGGAGAGCCGCAAGAAGAAGAAGGAATACATTGATGGGCTGGAGAGCAG gatGTCGGCGTGCACGGCCCAgaaccaggagctgcagaggaaagTCCTGCACCTGGAGAAGCAGAACTC atccctcctggagcagctgaagaagctccaggCCATGGTGGTTCAGTCGAGCAACAAGGCAGCACAGACAGGAACCTGCCTGGCG gtcctgctgctctccttcaCCCTCATTGTCTTCCCCTCCATCAGCCCCTTCACTCCCAGCAAGACTGAGGCAAACGGCGACTTCAGACCTGTGCGAG TTTTCTCCAGGTCCCTGCACAacgccgccgcctcccgcgtGGTTCACACCCAGCCCCAGGCCGCGGAGGAGAAGCTCCCGGAGCCGCTGTGGTCGGAGGAGGCGGCCGAGACCCTGCACGAGGCGTTCCAGGGCACATTCCCGACACCGCGGGACAAAGGCTCCCTCCGGAACGACACGCGGGCATCGGCCCCCGAGGGGCTGAGCCCTGAGGACCACGgggaagctgtgccaggggatggCACCGTGCCACAGCCGGGGCTGCCATCCCTGGCATGGTCCAAGCCCAGGCACGGCCGGCCCGCGGTGCTGGAGCCGGCGGAGGAGCTttag
- the SIRT6 gene encoding NAD-dependent protein deacylase sirtuin-6 isoform X2 — protein MAVNYAAGLSPYSDKGKCGLPEIFDPPEELERKVQELADLIRSSSNVVFHTGAGISTASGIPDFRGPNGVWTMEEKGLSPKFDTTFENARPSKTHMALLGLQRVGILKFLVSQNVDGLHVRDKLAELHGNMFVEECVKCGKQYVRDAVVGSMGLKPTGRLCSVTKARGLRACRGKLRDTILDWEDSLPDRDLTLADEACRKADLSVTLGTSLQIKPSGNLPLITKKRGGKLVIVNLQATKHDRQADLRIHGYVDEVMTKLMKHLGLEVPEWTGPVVVESAELAKAEQLQGRLKEEPLSQHNGTGAPCPGNGLKLECPSPDTGPTPVKKMKVEPLLT, from the exons ATGGCGGTGAATTACGCGGCCGGGCTGTCCCCGTACTCGGACAAGGGCAAGTGCGGCCTCCCCGAG ATTTTCGACCCTCCGGAGGAGCTGGAGCGGAaggtgcaggagctggcagacCTGATCCGGAGCTCCTCCAATGTGGTGTTTCACACAGGAGCAGGGATCAGCACGGCCTCAGGGATCCCTGACTTCAG AGGTCCCAATGGTGTCTGGACTATGGAAGAGAAAGGGCTCTCCCCAAAATTCGACACCACCTTTGAGAACGCCAGGCCCTCCAAGACTCACATGgcgctgctggggctgcagagagTGGGAATCCTGAAATTCCTGGTCAGCCAGAACGTGGACGGCCTGCACGTGCG GGACAAGCTGGCCGAGCTCCACGGGAACATGTTTGTGGAAGAGTGCGTGAAATGCGGGAA GCAGTACGTGCGCGACGCCGTCGTGGGCAGCATGGGGCTCAAGCCCACGGGCCGCCTCTGCAGCGTCACCAAggcccgggggctgcgggcCTGCAG AGGGAAGTTACGAGACACTATTCTGGATTGGGAAGATTCCCTGCCTGACCGTGACCTGACACTGGCAGATGAAGCCTGCAG gaAAGCCGATCTCTCCGTCACCCTGGGGACCTCTCTGCAGATCAAACCCAGCGGGAACCTCCCCTTGATCACCAAGAAGAGAGGAGGGAAGTTGGTCATTGTCAACCTCCAAGCAACCAAACAC GACCGCCAGGCCGACCTGCGCATCCACGGCTACGTGGACGAGGTGATGACCAAGCTGATGAAGCAcctggggctggaggtgccCGAGTGGACGGGGCCGGTGGTGGTGGAGAGCGCCGAGCTGGCCAAGGCCGAGCAGCTGCAGGGGCGGCTGAAGGAGGAGCCGCTGTCCCAGCACAACGGCACCGGAGCGCCGTGTCCCGGGAACGGGCTCAAGCTGGAGTGTCCCAGCCCGGACACGGGGCCGACACCGGTGAAGAAGATGAAGGTGGAGCCTCTCCTCACCTGA
- the SIRT6 gene encoding NAD-dependent protein deacylase sirtuin-6 isoform X1, with protein MAVNYAAGLSPYSDKGKCGLPEIFDPPEELERKVQELADLIRSSSNVVFHTGAGISTASGIPDFRGPNGVWTMEEKGLSPKFDTTFENARPSKTHMALLGLQRVGILKFLVSQNVDGLHVRSGFPRDKLAELHGNMFVEECVKCGKQYVRDAVVGSMGLKPTGRLCSVTKARGLRACRGKLRDTILDWEDSLPDRDLTLADEACRKADLSVTLGTSLQIKPSGNLPLITKKRGGKLVIVNLQATKHDRQADLRIHGYVDEVMTKLMKHLGLEVPEWTGPVVVESAELAKAEQLQGRLKEEPLSQHNGTGAPCPGNGLKLECPSPDTGPTPVKKMKVEPLLT; from the exons ATGGCGGTGAATTACGCGGCCGGGCTGTCCCCGTACTCGGACAAGGGCAAGTGCGGCCTCCCCGAG ATTTTCGACCCTCCGGAGGAGCTGGAGCGGAaggtgcaggagctggcagacCTGATCCGGAGCTCCTCCAATGTGGTGTTTCACACAGGAGCAGGGATCAGCACGGCCTCAGGGATCCCTGACTTCAG AGGTCCCAATGGTGTCTGGACTATGGAAGAGAAAGGGCTCTCCCCAAAATTCGACACCACCTTTGAGAACGCCAGGCCCTCCAAGACTCACATGgcgctgctggggctgcagagagTGGGAATCCTGAAATTCCTGGTCAGCCAGAACGTGGACGGCCTGCACGTGCGGTCAGGATTCCCACG GGACAAGCTGGCCGAGCTCCACGGGAACATGTTTGTGGAAGAGTGCGTGAAATGCGGGAA GCAGTACGTGCGCGACGCCGTCGTGGGCAGCATGGGGCTCAAGCCCACGGGCCGCCTCTGCAGCGTCACCAAggcccgggggctgcgggcCTGCAG AGGGAAGTTACGAGACACTATTCTGGATTGGGAAGATTCCCTGCCTGACCGTGACCTGACACTGGCAGATGAAGCCTGCAG gaAAGCCGATCTCTCCGTCACCCTGGGGACCTCTCTGCAGATCAAACCCAGCGGGAACCTCCCCTTGATCACCAAGAAGAGAGGAGGGAAGTTGGTCATTGTCAACCTCCAAGCAACCAAACAC GACCGCCAGGCCGACCTGCGCATCCACGGCTACGTGGACGAGGTGATGACCAAGCTGATGAAGCAcctggggctggaggtgccCGAGTGGACGGGGCCGGTGGTGGTGGAGAGCGCCGAGCTGGCCAAGGCCGAGCAGCTGCAGGGGCGGCTGAAGGAGGAGCCGCTGTCCCAGCACAACGGCACCGGAGCGCCGTGTCCCGGGAACGGGCTCAAGCTGGAGTGTCCCAGCCCGGACACGGGGCCGACACCGGTGAAGAAGATGAAGGTGGAGCCTCTCCTCACCTGA
- the CREB3L3 gene encoding cyclic AMP-responsive element-binding protein 3-like protein 3 isoform X1: MASQSAMASSVGSLENLDLLDLLFDCQDWILRGAELGTPPGAWPQDRRAPDSKDLLSSILASGDSVSDSPSWSPATSDSGVSEDPPSDQHDSPPRSCDRGPREVLYPYTDPCQAQPPPAGSGVLHPEVSIDLDMWHPGFFLEESQDVPVVPPPASCALTVKDLLLSGSSDNQPQAPGSLLQPSQGPFQELVLTEDEKKLLVKEGVTLPTQLPLTKYEERVLKKIRRKIRNKQSAQESRKKKKEYIDGLESRMSACTAQNQELQRKVLHLEKQNSSLLEQLKKLQAMVVQSSNKAAQTGTCLAVLLLSFTLIVFPSISPFTPSKTEANGDFRPVRVFSRSLHNAAASRVVHTQPQAAEEKLPEPLWSEEAAETLHEAFQGTFPTPRDKGSLRNDTRASAPEGLSPEDHGEAVPGDGTVPQPGLPSLAWSKPRHGRPAVLEPAEEL; this comes from the exons ATGGCATCTCAATCAG CCATGGCCTCCAGTGTGGGCAGCCTCGAGAACCTGGACCTGCTGGATCTCCTCTTCGACTGCCAGGACTGGATCCTGCGTGGGGCGGAGCTGGGGACACCGCCGGGAGCCTGGCCCCAGGACAGG CGTGCTCCGGACAGCAAGGACCTCCTGAGCTCCATCCTGGCCTCCGGGGACTCGGTGTCAGACTCGCCCAGCTGGTCCCCAGCCACCAGTGACAGCGGGGTGTCCGAGGACCCCCCCTCTGACCAGCACGACAGCCCCCCCCGGAGCTGTGACAGGGGTCCCCGAGAGGTCCTGTACCCCTACACTGACCCCTGCCaggcccagccccccccagcGGGCTCGGGGGTCCTGCACCCCGAGGTCTCCATCGACCTGG ACATGTGGCACCCCGGGTTCTTCCTGGAGGAGAGCCAGGACGTGCCCGTGGTCCCTCCTCCTGCATCCTGTGCCCTCACCGTCAAGGACCTGCTGCTCTCGGGCAGCTCTGACAAC cagccacaggctcctggctccctgctccagccgAGCCAGGGCCCCTTCCAGGAGCTGGTGCTGACGGAGGACGAGAAGAAGCTGCTGGTGAAGGAGGGGGTGACCCTGCCCACGCAGCTGCCCCTCACCAAG TACGAGGAGCGGGTGCTGAAGAAGATCCGGAGGAAGATCCGGAACAAGCAGTCGGCTCAGGAGAGCCGCAAGAAGAAGAAGGAATACATTGATGGGCTGGAGAGCAG gatGTCGGCGTGCACGGCCCAgaaccaggagctgcagaggaaagTCCTGCACCTGGAGAAGCAGAACTC atccctcctggagcagctgaagaagctccaggCCATGGTGGTTCAGTCGAGCAACAAGGCAGCACAGACAGGAACCTGCCTGGCG gtcctgctgctctccttcaCCCTCATTGTCTTCCCCTCCATCAGCCCCTTCACTCCCAGCAAGACTGAGGCAAACGGCGACTTCAGACCTGTGCGAG TTTTCTCCAGGTCCCTGCACAacgccgccgcctcccgcgtGGTTCACACCCAGCCCCAGGCCGCGGAGGAGAAGCTCCCGGAGCCGCTGTGGTCGGAGGAGGCGGCCGAGACCCTGCACGAGGCGTTCCAGGGCACATTCCCGACACCGCGGGACAAAGGCTCCCTCCGGAACGACACGCGGGCATCGGCCCCCGAGGGGCTGAGCCCTGAGGACCACGgggaagctgtgccaggggatggCACCGTGCCACAGCCGGGGCTGCCATCCCTGGCATGGTCCAAGCCCAGGCACGGCCGGCCCGCGGTGCTGGAGCCGGCGGAGGAGCTttag
- the CREB3L3 gene encoding cyclic AMP-responsive element-binding protein 3-like protein 3 isoform X3, with protein MASQSAMASSVGSLENLDLLDLLFDCQDWILRGAELGTPPGAWPQDRRAPDSKDLLSSILASGDSVSDSPSWSPATSDSGVSEDPPSDQHDSPPRSCDRGPREVLYPYTDPCQAQPPPAGSGVLHPEVSIDLDMWHPGFFLEESQDVPVVPPPASCALTVKDLLLSGSSDNQPQAPGSLLQPSQGPFQELVLTEDEKKLLVKEGVTLPTQLPLTKYEERVLKKIRRKIRNKQSAQESRKKKKEYIDGLESRMSACTAQNQELQRKVLHLEKQNSSLLEQLKKLQAMVVQSSNKAAQTGTCLAVLLLSFTLIVFPSISPFTPSKTEANGDFRPVRGPCTTPPPPAWFTPSPRPRRRSSRSRCGRRRRPRPCTRRSRAHSRHRGTKAPSGTTRGHRPPRG; from the exons ATGGCATCTCAATCAG CCATGGCCTCCAGTGTGGGCAGCCTCGAGAACCTGGACCTGCTGGATCTCCTCTTCGACTGCCAGGACTGGATCCTGCGTGGGGCGGAGCTGGGGACACCGCCGGGAGCCTGGCCCCAGGACAGG CGTGCTCCGGACAGCAAGGACCTCCTGAGCTCCATCCTGGCCTCCGGGGACTCGGTGTCAGACTCGCCCAGCTGGTCCCCAGCCACCAGTGACAGCGGGGTGTCCGAGGACCCCCCCTCTGACCAGCACGACAGCCCCCCCCGGAGCTGTGACAGGGGTCCCCGAGAGGTCCTGTACCCCTACACTGACCCCTGCCaggcccagccccccccagcGGGCTCGGGGGTCCTGCACCCCGAGGTCTCCATCGACCTGG ACATGTGGCACCCCGGGTTCTTCCTGGAGGAGAGCCAGGACGTGCCCGTGGTCCCTCCTCCTGCATCCTGTGCCCTCACCGTCAAGGACCTGCTGCTCTCGGGCAGCTCTGACAAC cagccacaggctcctggctccctgctccagccgAGCCAGGGCCCCTTCCAGGAGCTGGTGCTGACGGAGGACGAGAAGAAGCTGCTGGTGAAGGAGGGGGTGACCCTGCCCACGCAGCTGCCCCTCACCAAG TACGAGGAGCGGGTGCTGAAGAAGATCCGGAGGAAGATCCGGAACAAGCAGTCGGCTCAGGAGAGCCGCAAGAAGAAGAAGGAATACATTGATGGGCTGGAGAGCAG gatGTCGGCGTGCACGGCCCAgaaccaggagctgcagaggaaagTCCTGCACCTGGAGAAGCAGAACTC atccctcctggagcagctgaagaagctccaggCCATGGTGGTTCAGTCGAGCAACAAGGCAGCACAGACAGGAACCTGCCTGGCG gtcctgctgctctccttcaCCCTCATTGTCTTCCCCTCCATCAGCCCCTTCACTCCCAGCAAGACTGAGGCAAACGGCGACTTCAGACCTGTGCGAG GTCCCTGCACAacgccgccgcctcccgcgtGGTTCACACCCAGCCCCAGGCCGCGGAGGAGAAGCTCCCGGAGCCGCTGTGGTCGGAGGAGGCGGCCGAGACCCTGCACGAGGCGTTCCAGGGCACATTCCCGACACCGCGGGACAAAGGCTCCCTCCGGAACGACACGCGGGCATCGGCCCCCGAGGGGCTGA